One Arcobacter sp. FWKO B genomic window, CTTAAATTTATCAGCAGTCTCATTTGATAATAACTTACAAAACTCTTCAAGTACTCTTGCACTCTCTTGAGCTCTTTTAAAATTAGCTACCAATATTGAGTATAAATCTTCTCTAGAGTTTTCAGATTTTGTAGTTTTTTTTAATACATCATTTTTTATATCTCTTGAATCAAGTAATTCATTATAAATATCAAGTCTAGATAAGTGTCTTAACTCTTTTAGTTTTGAAGCAGTTATAGAGTCGTTGTAGATATACCTAAATATATCTTCAACAACCCTGATGCCTTCTCTAAGTCTATTTAGATTGGCATCTAGGATTCTAAGATGAGATTTAGTCATCACTTCTTGCAAATG contains:
- a CDS encoding thiamine-phosphate pyrophosphorylase; translated protein: MTKSHLRILDANLNRLREGIRVVEDIFRYIYNDSITASKLKELRHLSRLDIYNELLDSRDIKNDVLKKTTKSENSREDLYSILVANFKRAQESARVLEEFCKLLSNETADKFKHIRYELYDLELALIKITSNSK